The following are encoded together in the Primulina tabacum isolate GXHZ01 chromosome 18, ASM2559414v2, whole genome shotgun sequence genome:
- the LOC142532673 gene encoding putative mitochondrial adenine nucleotide transporter BTL3, with protein MPQIDIKNSSHNHDDLIFYSGGLFINDNTIPSSIYSRFSGNIPSLVRGKWQTRKCDEFLCLSLSVNRKDGVVSIVSESSPLATDSGENAQLRLRGRGAVNTTKHLWAGAVAAMVSRTFLAPLERLKLEYIVRGEKKKLHDLIKSIATTQGWQGFWKGNLVNILRTAPFKAINFCAYDTYRKRLLKLSGNEETTNSERFLAGAAAGITATILCLPLDTIRTKLVAPGGEALGGVIGAFQHVIQSEGFFSLYKGLVPSILSMAPSGAVFYGVYDILKSAYLHSPEGRKRIENMKQRAEDLNALDQLELGPIRTLLHGAIAGACTEAVTYPFEVVRRQLQLQGRASRLSTLGTFLKVIERGGAPALYAGLFPSLLQVLPSASISYFVYEFMKVVLKVE; from the exons ATGCCACAGATTGACATTAAAAATTCATCCCATAACCACGATGATTTGATATTCTATTCCGGTGGATTGTTCATCAATGATAATACAATTCCTTCTTCAATTTACAGTagattttctgggaacattccTTCTTTAGTTCGTGGAAAGTGGCAGACAAGAAAGTGTGATGAGTTCTTGTGTCTGAGCCTGTCGGTGAATAGAAAAGATGGAGTGGTTAGTATTGTATCTGAGAGTTCCCCATTGGCCACGGATTCTGGAGAAAACGCACAACTTAGGTTACGTGGTCGCGGCGCGGTGAACACCACCAAGCATTTGTGGGCGGGGGCTGTTGCTGCTATGGTTTCCAG AACGTTTCTTGCTCCCCTCGAGAGATTAAAGCTAGAATATATAGTTCGGGGTGAAAAAAAGAAGCTACATGACCTCATCAAATCAATAGCTACGACTCAAGGATGGCAGGGATTTTGGAAAGGGAACTTGGTTAATATTCTGCGTACTGCTCCTTTCAAGGCTATCAATTTTTGTGCTTATGATACCTATAGAAAGCGGCTTCTCAAGTTGTCTGGGAATGAAGAGACCACAAATTCCGAGAGGTTTCTTGCTGGTGCTGCAGCTGGTATCACGGCTACGATACTCTGCTTGCCACTGGATACC ATTCGGACCAAGTTGGTAGCCCCTGGTGGGGAAGCATTGGGTGGTGTAATAGGTGCTTTTCAGCATGTAATCCAAAGTGAAGGGTTCTTTTCTCTATACAAGGGATTGGTGCCATCCATTTTGAGTATGGCGCCATCAGGTGCTGTTTTTTATGGTGTATATGACATATTAAAATCAGCTTACTTGCATTCACCTGAAGGAAGAAAAAGAATAGAGAATATGAAACAACGTGCTGAGGACTTGAATGCCTTGGACCAGCTGGAGCTGGGACCGATCAGGACTTTGTTGCATGGTGCCATTGCTGGTGCTTGTACTGAAGCTGTCACCTACCCTTTTGAGGTTGTAAGACGGCAGCTCCAATTGCAAGGGCGTGCATCAAGATTAAGCACGTTGGGCACTTTTCTCAAAGTAATAGAGAGAGGAGGTGCTCCTGCTCTTTATGCTGGTCTTTTTCCTAGCTTGTTGCAG GTATTACCTTCGGCGTCAATAAGCTACTTTGTTTACGAGTTTATGAAGGTAGTGCTGAAGGTGGAGTAA